CGGTTTCGGCAACGAGCACAGCTCGGAGGCGGTCCCCGGCGCGCTGCCGGACGGCCGCAACTCGCCGCAGCGCGCTCCCCTCGGCCTCTACGCCGAGCAGCTCAGCGGCAGCGCCTTCACCGAGCCGCGGGCCCACAACCGCCGCTCCTGGCTCTACCGGATCCGCCCCTCGGCCGCGCACCCGCCGTTCACCCGGATCGACAACGGCACCCTCGCCGGCGCCCCCTTCACCGAGACCGTGCCCGACCCCAACCGGCTGCGCTGGAACCCGCTGCCCGAGCCGGCGCCCGGCACCGACTGGCTGGCCGGCCTGTGGACCCTCGGCGGCAACGGCGACGCGACCCAGCGCACCGGCATGGCCGTGCACCTCTACCACGCCAACGCCTCCATGGAGCGGGTCTTCGGCGACGCCGACGGCGAGCTGCTGATCGTCCCGGAGCGCGGCGGCCTCCTCCTCCGCACCGAGCTGGGCCTGCTCGCCGCCCACCCGGGCGAGGTGGCGCTGATCCCGCGCGGTGTCCGCTTCCGCGTCGAGCTCCTGGACGAGACGGCCCGGGGGTACGTCTGCGAGAACTACGGCGCCCCGTTCCAGCTCCCGGACCTCGGCCCGATCGGCGCCAACGGTCTCGCCAACGCCCGTGACTTCCGCGCCCCGGTCGCCGCCTACGAGGACGTCGAGGGCCCGGTCGAGGTGGTCAACAAGTACTGCGGCAACCTCTGGTCGGCGACGTACGGCCACTCGCCGCTCGACGTCGTCGCCTGGCACGGCAACCACACCCCGTACGTCTACGACCTGCGCCGCTTCAACGTCATCGGGACGATCTCCTACGACCACCCCGACCCGTCGATCTTCACCGTCCTCACCTCGCCCTCCGACACCCCGGGGCTCGCGGGCGTCGACTTCGTGGTCTTCGCCCCGCGCTGGCTGGTCGGCGAGGACACCTTCCGCCCGCCGTACTTCCACCGGAACGTGATGAGCGAGTACATGGGCCTCATCGAGGGCGCCTACGACGCCAAGGCAGAGGGCTTCGTCCCGGGCGGCGGCTCGCTGCACAACATGATGTCCGCACACGGCCCCGACCGGGAGACCTTCGACAAGGCCAGCGCCGCCGAGCTGAAGCCGCAGAAGATCGACGACGGCCTTGCCTTCATGTTCGAGACCCGCTGGCCGGTGACGACGACCCCGCAGGCCGCGGGCGCCGACCACCTGCAGAAGGGATACGACGACGTATGGCAGGGTCTTGAGCGCCACTTCCGGCCGTAATGTCTCGGCCGTAAGCCCGTAGCCTTCGTACGGAGAACCCGTGACCGCCTTCGCTCCCGACTCGCTGGTCCTGAACCGCAAGCTGCCGCTCTGGTATCAGGTCTCGCAGTCGCTGCGCGCCTCGATACTGGGCCGCACGCCCGACGCCTCGCTGCGGCTGCCCACCGAGGAGCAGCTCGCCGCCCACTACGGCGTGAGCGTGCTGACCATGCGCCAGGCCCTCAAGGAACTGGAGGAGGAGGGCCTGATCAGCCGGCACCGGCGGCGCGGGACCTTCATCGAGCCGGGCGCCCGGCGGTCCACCCCGCGCCGGCTGCTCGGCTCGATCGACGCGATCGTGGCCCAGCAGTCCGGCGAGCGGACGACGGTCCTCGGGCACGGCGCCGAGCCGGTGCCCGGGGAGCTCGCGGAGTACTTCCCGGACGTGCCGGAGGTCGTGGCGTACCGGCGGCTGCGCAGCGACGGGGAGAGCGGCGAGCCGACGAACTGGGCGGAGAACGCGGTGCGACCCGAGCTCGCCGCCGCGATCGACCCGGCCGATCTGGAGCGCTGGCCGATGACGAAGGTGCTGCGGGACGTGGTCGGGGTGCGGATCAGCCGCATCACGGACACGGTCGAGGCCCGCCTCGCGGACCCGGAGACGGCGGGACTGCTCCAGGTCCCGCTGCTCTCCCCGATCCTCCACTACACCGGCGTCACCTACGACGAGGACGGCCGCGTCGTCGACGTGGCCCGCATCCGCTACCGCGGCGACCGCTTCTCCTTCACGGTGACGGTCGAGGCGCACTGACAACCGCAGGACGGCGGTGACTGCCGGGCCCGGGCAGGGACGGCGGTGACACGCTGCCGGAGCCGGACTCTCGTCTTCCGGCCCCCGCCGTGCCAGGCTGACGGCGGGGGGATCAGATGAGGCACATACCTTTCTTCCGCTGGGTCCTGACGGTCGGCGTCACGCTCTTCGCGTGTTCGGCGGGGCTGTACGCGATGGAGTCGGACGCGGAGCAGCCCGCGACGCGCCAGATCGACCTGGCGGTGGTCCACGAGAAGGCCGACGGCACCTGCCGGGTCCGGTGGAGCGACCCGTACGAGAAGAAGACGCGGGAGGGGCCGTACCACTGCGACCCCGGCCGGAGCGACAGCCTCAAGGCGCCGAACTACGGGGACAGCCGGGGCTACGGCTGGGAGTCCGGGTTCATGTACACGGAAGGGCCGGACCGGGGGGACCTGTACGACGTCGAAGCCCCCGTGGAGGAGGACCTCTCCA
The DNA window shown above is from Streptomyces vietnamensis and carries:
- a CDS encoding GntR family transcriptional regulator, which translates into the protein MTAFAPDSLVLNRKLPLWYQVSQSLRASILGRTPDASLRLPTEEQLAAHYGVSVLTMRQALKELEEEGLISRHRRRGTFIEPGARRSTPRRLLGSIDAIVAQQSGERTTVLGHGAEPVPGELAEYFPDVPEVVAYRRLRSDGESGEPTNWAENAVRPELAAAIDPADLERWPMTKVLRDVVGVRISRITDTVEARLADPETAGLLQVPLLSPILHYTGVTYDEDGRVVDVARIRYRGDRFSFTVTVEAH
- the hmgA gene encoding homogentisate 1,2-dioxygenase, coding for MTTEQARKTAEALTYSTGFGNEHSSEAVPGALPDGRNSPQRAPLGLYAEQLSGSAFTEPRAHNRRSWLYRIRPSAAHPPFTRIDNGTLAGAPFTETVPDPNRLRWNPLPEPAPGTDWLAGLWTLGGNGDATQRTGMAVHLYHANASMERVFGDADGELLIVPERGGLLLRTELGLLAAHPGEVALIPRGVRFRVELLDETARGYVCENYGAPFQLPDLGPIGANGLANARDFRAPVAAYEDVEGPVEVVNKYCGNLWSATYGHSPLDVVAWHGNHTPYVYDLRRFNVIGTISYDHPDPSIFTVLTSPSDTPGLAGVDFVVFAPRWLVGEDTFRPPYFHRNVMSEYMGLIEGAYDAKAEGFVPGGGSLHNMMSAHGPDRETFDKASAAELKPQKIDDGLAFMFETRWPVTTTPQAAGADHLQKGYDDVWQGLERHFRP